The following are from one region of the Corylus avellana chromosome ca1, CavTom2PMs-1.0 genome:
- the LOC132164354 gene encoding pentatricopeptide repeat-containing protein At5g13770, chloroplastic, translated as MAISSCSDWPLACINSCRSNSHGSTLIPACKILSILSVSCSKFQNFRVNSFGCSPSPILEEASGSLPVVELNVDFPDSEQCTVPDSDNLNDLLRRLFGDPKTQELAFDYYEKLKQRPEFRPDKSTLKQVIRYLSSSKKWHAILLLFKDFKNYHVFPDASTCSRLVSSCIRARKFKIVETFLEDFKSNREVSTVLTFGSAMRGYNKLHMYRSTIVAFRKMKSAGVFPDSECYCHIMEACGKLGDSQKLIQLFNELQNRDELDFYSSPFCTRIYGILCESLAKSGRAFEALDYMREMTEKGISKDSSLYSALICCFAGMREVKVAEEMYEEAKSKKMVRDPGVYLKLVLMYVEEGPLEKTLEIVKAMKDSGLRISDCIFCAIVNGFSKKRGFLASVNVYEELILQGCEAGQVTYSSIINAYSNLGLHWKAEMVFSEMQQKGFDRCVVAYSSIIVMYGKTGRLRDAMRVLAKMKEKGCQPNVWIYNSLMEMHGRAKNLRQVEKLWKEMKRRKVGPDKVSYTSVISAYSKAGELEICMRYYNEFRINGGVIDRAMAGIMVGVFSRSSRIDELVKLLRDMKSEGTRLDGRLYHSALDALSDAGLQGQAQWLQESFATTYLNSSHCW; from the exons ATGGCCATTTCCAGTTGCTCAGACTGGCCTCTAGCTTGCATCAACTCTTGCAGATCAAATTCCCACGGATCAACACTCATCCCGGCATGCAAAATCCTCTCCATTCTCTCAGTGTCATGctcaaaattccaaaattttcgGGTCAACTCCTTCGGCTGCTCCCCGTCGCCCATATTAGAAGAGGCTTCCGGCAGCCTACCCGTCGTCGAGTTGAACGTAGACTTTCCAGATTCCGAGCAATGCACCGTACCAGATTCTGACAATCTAAATGATCTTTTACGTCGGTTATTTGGAGATCCCAAAACCCAGGAACTCGCTTTCGATTACTATGAAAAACTGAAACAACGGCCTGAATTTAGACCCGACAAATCGACGTTAAAGCAAGTAATCAGGTATTTGTCAAGCTCAAAGAAATGGCATGcgattttacttcttttcaaggATTTTAAGAATTATCATGTGTTCCCAGATGCCTCCACTTGTTCTAGATTGGTTAGCAGTTGCATTAGagcaagaaaattcaaaattgttgagACTTTTCTTGAAGATTTTAAATCTAATAGGGAAGTCAGCACTGTGTTGACCTTTGGATCTGCAATGAGAGGCTATAACAAGCTTCATATGTATAGGAGCACGATAGTAGCATTTAGGAAAATGAAATCTGCCGGAGTTTTTCCGGATTCTGAATGTTATTGCCATATCATGGAAGCTTGTGGCAAATTGGGTGATTCTCAGAAATTGATTCAACTGTTCAATGAGCTTCAAAATAGGGATGAACTAGATTTTTATTCATCACCCTTTTGCACTCGGATTTATGGGATTCTTTGTGAGTCACTCGCCAAATCAGGAAGAGCTTTTGAAGCTCTTGATTACATGAGGGAAATGACAGAGAAAGGGATCTCCAAGGATTCTTCCCTTTACTCTGCTTTGATATGTTGTTTTGCGGGCATGCGAGAAGTAAAGGTTGCAGAAGAGATGTACGAAGaagcaaaaagcaaaaagatgGTGAGAGATCCCGGGGTGTACTTAAAACTTGTGTTGATGTATGTGGAAGAAGGGCCACTGGAGAAGACTCTTGAGATTGTTAAAGCAATGAAAGATTCAGGACTCAGGATTTCTGATTGCATATTCTGTGCAATTGTCAATGGCTTCTCAAAGAAAAGGGGGTTTCTGGCTTCTGTCAATGTCTATGAAGAGCTAATATTGCAGGGATGTGAAGCAGGGCAGGTAACCTACTCATCCATTATAAACGCCTACAGCAATCTGGGCCTTCATTGGAAGGCCGAGATGGTGTTCTCAGAGATGCAACAAAAGGGGTTTGACAGATGTGTGGTGGCGTATTCTAGCATAATTGTAATGTATGGGAAAACAGGGAGGCTTAGAGATGCAATGAGGGTGCTGGCgaagatgaaagaaaaaggGTGTCAACCAAATGTATGGATTTACAACTCCTTGATGGAAATGCATGGGAGGGCCAAGAATTTGAGGCAGGTTGAGAAGTTGTGGAAGGAAATGAAGAGAAGAAAGGTTGGACCAGATAAGGTTAGCTACACTAGTGTTATTAGTGCTTATAGTAAGGCAGGGGAGCTGGAAATTTGTATGAGATACTACAATGAGTTTAGGATCAATGGGGGTGTGATTGATAGGGCCATGGCCGGAATAATGGTCGGAGTTTTCTCCCGGAGTAGTCGGATTGATGAGTTGGTGAAGCTTTTACGGGATATGAAATCTGAAGGAACTCGATTAGATGGGAGGCTTTATCATTCGGCTTTGGATGCCTTGAGCGATGCTGGTTTGCAAGGCCAAGCCCAGTGGTTGCAGGAGTCCTTTGCCACCACCTACTTGAATTCTTCac Attgttggtaa
- the LOC132167275 gene encoding uncharacterized protein LOC132167275 → MEKKEKYKAAVVSKLFAGTETPFTKQVIDHPLPHKFKTPQIPSYSGVGDPIEHLKNYRIHLTLHAIPDEIASRAFLTTLSGNTREWFRSLAPNSVATFEDLARIFLTHFLGSRERKKPSRYLLTLHQREGESLKEFMIRFNTEKLKVENPTDGVIFSAVYNGISPDEPVARKIARKQPNTLQELLDKVEEFINEKETLKAMRSAQKTPKKLEEKKRKDLPRFDTPKHFKKKFSNHNFTPLNANISKVLMEIKKDPEYRRPLGAPQNQNSDRYYEFH, encoded by the coding sequence atggagaagaaagagaagtacAAGGCTGCAGTGGTGAGCAAGCTCTTCGCTGGGACGGAGACACCCTTCACCAAACAAGTGATCGATCATCCACTCCCCCACAAGTTCAAAACACCGCAAATTCCAAGCTATAGTGGAGTTGGAGATCCAATCGAGCATCTGAAGAACTATCGGATACATCTGACGCTGCATGCTATTCCCGACGAGATAGCATCCAGAGCCTTCCTGACTACACTCTCGGGAAACACTAGGGAATGGTTCCGAAGCTTAGCCCCTAATTCTGTGGCTACCTTCGAGGATCTAGCTCGGATTTTTCTCACCCATTTCCTAGGTTCCAGAGAAAGGAAGAAACCGTCCAGGTACCTATTGACACTCCACCAACGAGAAGGGGAGAGTTTAAAGGAATTTATGATTCGGTTTAACACCGAAAAATTGAAGGTGGAAAATCCTACGGATGGTGTAATCTTCTCCGCCGTCTACAATGGAATCTCGCCCGACGAGCCCGTGGCGAGGAAGATCGCAAGAAAGCAACCAAACACCCTCCAGGAGCTATTGGACAAAGTAGAGGAGTTTATTAATGAAAAAGAGACCTTGAAGGCCATGAGGTCGGCCCAAAAAACTCCTAAGAAgctggaagaaaagaagaggaaagatcTACCAAGGTTCGACACCCCAAAGCATTTCAAGAAGAAGTTTAGTAATCACAACTTTACTCCACTCAATGCCAACATTTCCAAGGTCCTGATGGAGATCAAGAAGGATCCAGAATACCGAAGACCTCTCGGGGCCCCGCAGAATCAGAACTCAGATCGGTATTACGAGTTCCACTAG